From Medicago truncatula cultivar Jemalong A17 chromosome 7, MtrunA17r5.0-ANR, whole genome shotgun sequence, a single genomic window includes:
- the LOC25498519 gene encoding uncharacterized protein, which translates to MKISTNIFLLLHKTLHRSNTTNNNPNHYKQHINHQIKTNIAKIDTIIKSFLLSPSPSQDLAAIESMPLALENVVNVVFYGSNDMAAEDAEVQLELCRKFEGFLVSFPDLADEF; encoded by the exons ATGAAAATCTCTacaaacattttccttcttcttcataAAACCCTTCACAGAAGCAACACAACAAACAATAATCCAAATCACTACAAGCAACACatcaatcatcaaattaaaacaaatattgcaaaaattgatacaataaTCAAGAGTTTCTTGCTTTCACCATCGCCATCTCAG GATTTAGCTGCAATTGAAAGCATGCCGTTGGCTTTAGAGAATGTTGTAAATGTAGTTTTCTATGGATCCAACGATATGGCCGCGGAGGACGCTGAAGTTCAGttagaattatgcagaaaaTTTGAAGGTTTTTTAGT